In one window of Henckelia pumila isolate YLH828 chromosome 1, ASM3356847v2, whole genome shotgun sequence DNA:
- the LOC140890291 gene encoding biotin synthase, mitochondrial produces the protein MISITRSIRRPRIRLHFQSTSSYSASAAAVEADRCIREGVRNDWKREEIKSIYDSPVLDLLFHAAQVHRHAHNFREVQQCTLLSIKTGGCSEDCSYCPQSSRYSTGLKAQKLMGEDEVLAAAKKAKEAGSTRFCMGAAWRDTVGRKTNFNKILEYVQEIRGMGMEVCCTLGMLEKQQALELKKAGLTAYNHNLDTSREYYPNVISTRTYDERLQTLEYVRDAGINVCSGGIIGLGEAEEDRVGLLHTLATLPTHPESVPINSLVAVKGTPLEDQKPVEIWEMIRMIATARIVMPKAMVRLSAGRVRFSIPEQTLCFLAGANSIFTGEKLLTTPNNDYDADQMMFKLLGLVPKAPNFSSNLAKDFEAENIVVAASSSD, from the exons ATGATTTCCATAACGCGTTCAATTCGTCGCCCGCGGATCCGATTGCACTTCCAATCAACGTCGAGTTACTCGGCGTCTGCGGCGGCGGTGGAAGCCGATAGGTGTATTAGAGAAGGCGTGAGAAATGATTGGAAAAGGGAGGAGATTAAGTCTATCTATGATTCACCTGTTCTCGATCTCCTCTTTCATGCT GCTCAAGTTCATAGGCATGCCCACAACTTCAGGGAAGTGCAGCAGTGTACACTTCTATCAATTAAGACAGGTGGATGCAGTGAAGATTGTTCTTATTGTCCGCAATCTTCCAGATACAGCACTGGCTTGAAAGCACAAAAGCTTATGGGTGAAGATGAGGTTTTGGCAGCAGCAAAAAAG GCAAAAGAGGCTGGTAGCACCAGGTTTTGCATGGGTGCTGCATGGAGAGATACAGTAGGAAGGAAAACCAATTTCAACAAAATCCTTGAATATGTGCAAGAGATAAG GGGCATGGGAATGGAGGTCTGCTGCACCCTAGGGATGCTGGAGAAGCAGCAAGCTTTAGAACTGAAAAAGGCCGGTCTCACGGCATACAACCACAATCTTGACACTTCAAGAGAGTACTACCCTAATGTTATAAGTACAAGAACCTATGATGAACGTCTGCAAACCCTCGAGTATGTCCGTGATGCAGGAATCAATGTATGTTCAG GAGGAATAATTGGACTTGGAGAAGCAGAGGAGGATAGGGTTGGTTTATTGCATACATTGGCAACTCTACCTACACACCCTGAGAGTGTTCCTATTAATTCTCTGGTCGCTGTGAAAGGCACTCCCTTGGAAGATCAAAAG CCTGTTGAAATATGGGAGATGATCAGGATGATTGCTACAGCACGTATTGTAATGCCAAAGGCAATGGTCAGACTTTCAGCTGGCAGGGTTCGGTTCTCCATACCCGAGCAGACGCTCTGCTTTCTTGCCGGTGCAAATTCCATCTTCACAGGGGAGAAGCTGTTGACGACTCCCAACAATGATTATGATGCTGATCAGATGATGTTCAAATTGCTCGGACTTGTTCCAAAAGCTCCAAATTTCTCGTCGAATTTAGCCAAAGATTTTGAAGCAGAAAATATTGTAGTGGCTGCTTCAAGTTCTGACTAA